The genomic stretch CAAATCATTGATGCAGTTTCGGTCTATGCGCGTGTCACACCAAAGCATAAATTAAAAATTGTGGCAACCTTACAAAAGAAAGGACATATTGTTGCAATGACCGGTGATGGAGTAAATGATGCACCTGCGCTTAAGAAAGCAGACATAGGGATTGCTATGGGTCAAACCGGTACAGAGGTTGCCAAAGAAGCTGCTGAAATGGTTTTGAAAGATGATCAGTTCACAACTATTGTCAATGCCATAGAACAAGGAAGGACAACCTATGCAAATATCCAGAAATTCATTTATTTTCTCTTATTAGGAAATTTTTGTGAAGTGATTCTTGTTGTTGTTGCGGTCATGGCAGGAGTAAACCTTCCCTTGACGACGCTTATGATCCTCTTTGTTAATCTCGTTACCAGTGATATTCCTGCCTTAGGGCTAAGCATTGAAAAACCATCACCTCACATCATGAAACAAAAGCCACGAAATCCGCGAGAAAGTATCTTGAATGAATACATCTTGTTACGCATTACTGAGCTTGTTCCTTTAGTTGTCCTTGGAACACTTGCCTTATACATCTGGTATCTACAGATTGCTATTGTTGATCTTCCAAAGGCACAAACCGTTACCTTTGCCACGATTATCTTTTTTGAACTCTTCCATGCACTCAATGCCAAAAGCTTAAACGAAAGCATATTTTCAAAACGATTTTTTTCGAATCGCTATATGCTTGGTGGTATTTTCATTTCAACCCTTCTCACCTTAACGGTCATTTATTGGTCTCCTTTACAAGATATCTTTGGCACGGTTGCTCTTGGTTTTACGGATTGGATACCTATTCTCCTTATCTCCTCGAGTATTCTCTTTTTTACTGAAATCCAAAAAACCCTTGTCTCTGCAGAATTTAAGGAACGGGCGAAAATAGAGCTCTCTCCAGAGAGAAGCCAATAATTATATATACGAAAGGTGAAACAAACGCATACTATGAAACTTTCAACTCTCGTGCTATGCATAACCTTGCTTATGATTATGGTGTTGAGCCTTTTTATAGGCACACATACTGCTCCCTTACTTCCCGTGATGGTTACTGGTTTTACCGTGGCAGAGCATCCTAACTCTGTCTTGTATGTCCCGACCCTGTTGCCTTATTTTCTCTTTTTTTCCAGCCTTATTTTTCTGTTAACCGCGATCTTGTCAGGCAAGCCAAAGCAAGGCAATAAAATGACATACTCCCAAAATAAATCCAGCTAAAGCTGGGGGTTTCTCACGCAAACCACTTTACTTAAACTTTTCCCCCTTGTTTAAGCAATTTCTTAGTGGCTTTGTCAAAATCAGATTCAAACAGCCTATCCTGAATTATCCTATACTCCTCAAATTCATTTTCTGCAAATTGCTTGGCAATCTCAGCAGTTACTTTTCCTGAGTCCTCCAATATTTCCCTATCATTGAATTTTAAAAAAGCGTTCAATTTTTTGGACCAGTCTTCCATGGTCATTGGTATTTTCCTCTTTGCTTGATCCTCAGCATAATCCAAATACATGGTTATTATCCGATTAAGTGACTGTATTTCTTCTTTTTGCAGGTAATTTTTGGCTATGCTGACATCGCTTCTAATAATTTTCCCCAGAGGGGAGTGTTTCCAAGTAGTTAATCCCATATTTCTCTTTGTTTTGCTTGCTCGTTGCATGATTAACTCAGCCGCTGTATTTCCATGGATGGCATAATGCATCTTGTTTTGAACTGTTGCAAAAAATTCTTTGGTCAGCTTATCTTCTGAGTTATAATCAACTGCGGTAGCGTAAATATCGGTAATTTTCTGGTAAAACCTTCTTTCACTAGCCCTAATCTCCCTAATTTCTAATAATAAATCCTCAAAATATTTCTCTCCTAAAAAAGTCCCATTTTTAAGCCTCTCACTATCAAGAACATATCCTTTAATCGCAAATTCTCTTAAAATCTTGGTTGCCCACTGCCTAAATTGCGTGGCTCGGTGTGAGTTAATACGATATCCTACTGAGATTATAGCATCCAAATTATAGAAATTAGTGTTATACTTCTTCCCATCGCTGGCAGTTATTAGGAATTTCCTAATAACTGAACTCTCGCTTAATTCCCCTGAACTGAAGATATTCTTCAGGTGCTCATTAATTGTAGGGATGGATACCTCAAATAATTTAGCCAGCATCTTCTGAGTCAGCCAGACCGTTTCATCCTCAAATTTAACTTCAATGCTCTTTTCTCCTGATTGTGAAGTAAATATCAGAAATTCGGCGGTGCTGTTTCTGATGGCTAAATCTTTATTTTCTTTGGTCATTTTAATCAGCCCCAATCATCTTATCAAAGCATTTATCGCACATTTCTGCGTGCCAGTCTTTATTGTGCGCTGATATGCTTAGAAATGTGCTCATTTCTGGCACACCAGAAAAGTGTACTTTTCTGAGTGTTTTAATCTTGCATTGTTTGCAGTTGTAATTCATTTCTTCATTATGCTTCATATGAATGGTGCGTTCTTTTAGTTTCATTTCTTCTGGACTTACTGATTCAATGAAAGAGCCTTCTGCCCAGAGATTGTCTTCTTCGGGCAGGTCTTCTCCGTTGAGTGTTTTTTGCGGCATTTTATTTGACCTCTATCTGAATATCATGTCTTTTAATTGTTTCATTTCATCTTCCTTTAATCTGTTTTTTGCATTTGGATTCGGGATTATATCACCCTTCAATATTATTTTTGGCTTTTTATCAACAAAGATTAGTTCTTGTTTAAAATAAATTGCTCCTGAGATTACGTCTGTATTTTTGTTCTTATGGGAAAGACTATCTTCCTTTCGAGTCATATACTTATTTATAACTTTTCCAGTCTTCTTCTCAATTTGCAATGTATAAGCAAGACTTCCTAAAAAAGAATCAATAAGCTGGTGCTCATCGATGGTAGAATTGCTTCTATCAATCACTACAAAAAATAAGTCTTTTCTTTTACCACTTTCAATTTCTTGTAATGTTTTTTTAGCAAATAACTGTCTATACTTTTTATCAATGGTAGAGAAAGCTTTGTTTTTTAGAGCAACAGCACCATTTGCTAATCTTAATTCCCTATCCATTTTAGGTCTGGTTATTTCAAAGTAGATATCTCTCTTGAATAAGTTCACTTTTAAATCTAAATATTTTTCAGACTTATTTGGTGGTAATGGTTCAATTAACTTAATGCCTTTATCTTTAAACCTGTTGATAAAAATTAACTCACTGAAATAATCCCAAAAATACCTTTCAGTGGCGAAATTTTGCTTAATATTTTTTATGAGATGCTCTTTTTTCTTATATTTATCATTTTTCTCTTGTTCAATAGTAGAAATATCCTGGTTTAACTCACCGAGGTAGGCTTGAGGCCAGAATCTACTTTTCGCAAAATCCAATTTAACTGCTCTATTTAATTCAGAATCTTTATCTGAAATATCAATATCATCTAAATTAGGTTGTTCATTTTCTCCTAACCATAATAATGGTGTGAATTGTTTATTTTTTTTAGAGTCTTTAATAACATCTTCTGCATATAGGTATAGGTTTGGATATTTCTTAAGATTGTTTTCAATCTTGGTAAAGTCGTAGTCCTCTTTTCTATTCCTCAATTGATTAAGAAGTTCTCCTGCAATATCTATTAGAAAATCATAATCATCTTTAGTCAATACTGATTTTTCTTTCTTTTCTTGATATTTATCTCGGTTATAATCAATGAAACCTCTTTCTTTTGTTCTCTTAATTAAATTATCAATTTGCTTTATGACAATATCTTTTTTATTTATGTCTTGATATATATTGCCAATGATTACTCTGTTTAACTCAAAAAAGAGGTATTCTTCTTCTTTATCAGACAGATCAAACTTTAGCACTTGTCCTAAAGCATAAGCAGTATGGTGTTTTGATATGGTTTTGAATAGGTGAGGTAGGGTAATAATATATAATTTTGACTTCTCGGTTTGAATCTTTTTATAATTCTCTAAGAAATATTTAATAAACAGCTTATTCTTCTTTACAAGTTCTTCTAATACCCAATCAAAATGCCTTAGTTTAAACTCTAAGTCTCTATTTAACCAGTAAATAAATAAATCTGAGATTTGTTTGTATGGTTTTGGAAATTTTCTTAACACTTTCACTATTTTATCTATTACAACCTCATCTGAATCTTTTGAATACTCAATAAGCTCTAGAATTTGCTTTTGGTTTAGTATGTCCTGAAACGTTAATCTATCAAAAACTAAGTAGGTAATATTTTTTTCTTTTAGTTTCACTAACTCAATAATTTTACTGTAAAAATAAGTCTTGTTTTTCTTATAGAATATCAAACAGAGATTAGTGAGCTCTTGAAGAACATTCTTTTCTTGAGAGTTAGATGCTTTATCTAAGAAAGAGTAAATTTCTTTTGGTAGCTTTGAAAAATCATATTTCACCTGAATTGCTTTAAGCAGAGAATTTGTCAGAGGATATTCAATCTTATTTTTCAAGCGGTTTAATAGGGCTTCTTTATTGTTTATAGAAAATCCACCTAACATCAATCCAGAAATTACTTTAAAATCATTGTCTCTTGATTTTGCGATTATTCTCTCATAAAGCGGCATTGCAAAGCCGGGTTTGTTTTTCCCAATATCTTCCAGTGTTCTTAAGAATGGTCCTTGAGCCATGTCTCTCTTAATTTTTTCATAAATCTTCTCTAATAATACAATATAATTATCAGAGCTTTCTGCTAAATCATAAGCGATTGTAGAAACAAGTTCAGAATAACCCCAAAAATCCGATCCTGATAGAAAATGTTCAACCAATTTGTATTTTTCTTCATTAGACAGTTTAGACTTATGACTATTGTAAATTTTTATTTGCTCTTCAAACTTGTAATATTTATCTTTTAGTTGCTCAAGCATTTTCTGATTTAACCTCATAATTATCATAATCCGTTATATTGGGTTTGAAACTTACTTTAAATTTCTTAGATGGCTTATTCTTCTCAAGAAGATAAACCTCTAAGCCGAATACTGCCGGATGACCTGTAAAAGCATCACCCCTTCCCAAGAAACAATAAATCTCGACTATTGTTTTGAAAAGATGCGTCCCAAATGGAAACCCGTAAACTTTACCTAACATTTGCTGAACTTCTCCGATATGTGGATTCCCAGAGCCAATTAATTCAATACTTTTTGTACTATTTGTTAATCCATTAGAAATTATCACTGATTTAATATTTTTTGAATCGATGATCATAAACTCACAACTATCAATATCCCCCACAGTAAAACTTGATCCAATTCTACTAAATTCTTCTTTCTTTTCTTTTGTAAGTTTTAATATTTTCTTGGAACAAGAAGTTATGGACTTTAGAGTATTTATCTCTGGATAAATCCACCAGATAATGCGGTCGTATCCAGACGCACAAAACAATAGTTTTCCAAATTGTTCTAACTTCGCTTCTTCTTTAGTACTATACGGGTAAGTATGTCGTGTATCACCTACAACTACCATTTGATTTCCTTTATTCAAGAGAAACATAAGAATAGAAGTCATTTTCCAAACCCCTCAACAATCTTAATATCTTCCGGCGTTAATTCGTATAATTTGTAAACTAGTTGGTCAATCTCTTTCTCCAAGCGTTTTACTTTGGCTTGTTTATCAGGAGAGTCTAAGTAATCGTCGTCTTTGGTGATGGAGAGGATTTGGTCTACGAAGTGGATGAATGGGGTTTGCTGTACTTCTTTTTTTGATTCTGAAATCAATTCAAATGTTTCTTTGTCTGCGCTAATGCCAATCAGAACCCTAATCTTCTCAGTTTTTTCTAATGATTTATAGATGCTATAAAAACCGCTTGCATAGAAATATCCGACCAAACAGTAAAAATATCTTGTATCTTTGATTAAAGCAGTAAATCTGTGAAGAAGACTCTGCCCGCCTTCATTAGTTATGAAAGTCAAATCACTTGACATTTTCTCGCCCCCTCTTCTCTAACTCTGCTTCCATGCACTTCTCAAACTGACGAGATACAATCCAGCCTTCTTTCTTGCATATCTCCTATATTTATCGTAAAGTTCAGAATTTACTTTCAGTGTGATATTTTTTGTTTTCATAAACCCCACCTAACAAAGAAATACTTGCACAGACTTATAAATATTGCTGTTTTCTCGCCCTCTATTACACCGCTTCTGCCTACGATTTTATAAATGGTTAACGTAAGGGTACAATCCCGTAACAGCATATTCGCATAAGAATCACTATCATCAGATATAAGCAAAGGAAAGAAGAAAGAGAATAAAGCCAATCAAGAAACTGGGGATAAACGGGATTCCTTCTTTGACAAGCACCGTATCTATTTTTCCTTTCGCCTTTAGTTGCTGAAGCAATTGAATTTGTTCTTTTGAAATCCCCAGATCCTTTGGACCGGTAATTACTTTTCCCTCAACAATGACTGGTTCTGCAATCCAGTCTCCTTCAGTCAGTTTACTTGGTTCAAGCTGCTTGTACATGCATGCACGCTCAACTGCTTTTAGAATAAATAATAGTTCAAGTGTGATAATCGTTATCACAAACAAAACAAACAAAATGATTTTATCTGATAGAGAAAGACTACTCACCAAAATCATTGGCAGAAAAAGGATGAAAACAATACGACTGGCTATTTGTAACAGCCGTACTTTTTTCTTCCTAATAAACAGAAAATATTCCTGCTTAAACCGCTGCCTATGCTTTATCGTGAGATAGGCACTCCAGCATATGCCCCAGATTGCTCCACTGAAGAGAAGGATGACAAAAAAGCGGAAAAGGAGGGGAATGCCTCCTAATGAAAACCCCCCTAAAAAGTACTCGGTTGAGTACAATGAGGTATAATGAAATCCAATCATCATGCCAAGTGCCATCAGCATTTTACTGTCTCCTCCACCCCACTGCCCGGTATAAAACATAAGATACGCAATGCCAAGGAAGATCAGAAATCCAAGAATACCTTCCCACAGCACTATCCACGATCCTGTATGGACAGCATATAATAAACGATAACCAAAAGCAGTAATCAGTAATGCATAGTTTAGCCAGTCAGGTACTTCTCTGCTTTTAAGATCAGCAATACTTGCAATCAAAAGAGCAATACTGCTTGTCGTTACCATGAGGAGCATTATTGGTTGTGCTATTCCCCATGCTGAGGACAATAAGGCAAACGTCATGTACGAGAAAAAAACATAAATCTTTAAATATCTATTTGTTTCTTTACTGTCGAGTAAAAATGTTAGATAAAGAAATACTTGATAAGTTCACTGAAATGGTTAAACGAACGACACCACTTCTCGATAAGTCTGAAAAAGAGAGACCTCTACATGTCGCGGTTACTATTCGTGGAAACCTGGCATGGGCAAAGAAAAAAAATAACGATCTCGCCACTGCGTTTACGAAGAGTTTTCAATTGCTTCATGAGTGGATTGATGAGCAAGTCCAACAACAAGTCCCGATGATGACCTATCTTTTACTTTCTGAGGAGATGCATAATGCAGCAGTCTTCCCTGTTTTTCTTGAACATCTCTCGGTGTTTTTAACCATGCTTCAGGGAGATGAATCTATTGACAGAAATCATATCAGAATTACTTTTTTAGGAAAATGGTACGATCTTCCAGGACGAGTGGTTGATACCATGAAAGCGCTTGGAGAAAAAACCAAGGATTATGATCATTATTTCCTTAATTTTTGTATGAATTATGATGGCCAACAAGAGATTGTTGATGCCTTTAAACTCTTAGCACGAAAGATAAAAGAAAACAAACTTGAGCCAGAATCGATTACACCAGCATTAGTCAAGGAGAATCTTTATACTTCTTTTTTTATTCCGCCAGATCTACAACTCATTACCGGTACGACACGAACCCTTTCTGGATTACTTTTGTGGGACTCAATGTCTTCTCGTATTGTTTTCTCTGATAAACCCTGGCCAGAGATGACACGACAGGATTTTAAGGATTTGATGTTGTAACGCATTGACTTTACTATAATAGAAAACCTAAATGTTTAATATTATTTGTTAGGTTTTCTAGTATATAATTGAGGAAAAAACATATTAAAAACTATTGTCCTCTATTATATTACGTAACTGATTATTTAGTAAACTTTTTCCACGAACGATCAAGTCCTTTAGGATTAGCACCGAGAAGACCTGCTCGGATCATCAACGATGAGGCTGGAATAAGTTGTCTTTTGTTTTTTTTCGGAACAAAAGGAAAATGTTTTGCCTCATCCAGAGCTTGACTAATATAGTGAAGATCTTCTGCTGTTGTTTGCCAGTTTGTGAACCGGTTGAGGTTGAACGGTAACGAATATTCTCGTAGTGTTTTTTTTCCTTTACTGTTAAAATAAAAATCAAAATAGGAAAGAGCAAGCTCTCGTATGTTCTTGTAAATCGGATCTCGGGAACGGAGCGTGGTGAAATTGGATTTTGCTAGCGAACCCCAATACTTATTTTTTTTATAGACGGCAATGACATGATCATCATCATGCTTCGCTCGTAAGTCAACAATGAATGGTGGAAATCCCTGCACGTGAAGGCACGCAGCAGCAAACAATGCTCCCTCACAACAATGTGCTTTTCTTTCCTCGAGAACCTTTTGTGGAGACCGTATTTCATGAAGAGGATTGTAGGCAATAGTATCTAAAAAGTTCTGAATCTTTGCTGGTGTGTTTAATGTTTTGAGAAATGTTAATTCTGCTAAACTCCAGGGAAGAGTTTTTTTCCTTTC from Candidatus Woesearchaeota archaeon encodes the following:
- the uppS gene encoding di-trans,poly-cis-decaprenylcistransferase, with translation MLDKEILDKFTEMVKRTTPLLDKSEKERPLHVAVTIRGNLAWAKKKNNDLATAFTKSFQLLHEWIDEQVQQQVPMMTYLLLSEEMHNAAVFPVFLEHLSVFLTMLQGDESIDRNHIRITFLGKWYDLPGRVVDTMKALGEKTKDYDHYFLNFCMNYDGQQEIVDAFKLLARKIKENKLEPESITPALVKENLYTSFFIPPDLQLITGTTRTLSGLLLWDSMSSRIVFSDKPWPEMTRQDFKDLML
- a CDS encoding virulence RhuM family protein, which translates into the protein MTKENKDLAIRNSTAEFLIFTSQSGEKSIEVKFEDETVWLTQKMLAKLFEVSIPTINEHLKNIFSSGELSESSVIRKFLITASDGKKYNTNFYNLDAIISVGYRINSHRATQFRQWATKILREFAIKGYVLDSERLKNGTFLGEKYFEDLLLEIREIRASERRFYQKITDIYATAVDYNSEDKLTKEFFATVQNKMHYAIHGNTAAELIMQRASKTKRNMGLTTWKHSPLGKIIRSDVSIAKNYLQKEEIQSLNRIITMYLDYAEDQAKRKIPMTMEDWSKKLNAFLKFNDREILEDSGKVTAEIAKQFAENEFEEYRIIQDRLFESDFDKATKKLLKQGGKV
- a CDS encoding prepilin peptidase is translated as MTFALLSSAWGIAQPIMLLMVTTSSIALLIASIADLKSREVPDWLNYALLITAFGYRLLYAVHTGSWIVLWEGILGFLIFLGIAYLMFYTGQWGGGDSKMLMALGMMIGFHYTSLYSTEYFLGGFSLGGIPLLFRFFVILLFSGAIWGICWSAYLTIKHRQRFKQEYFLFIRKKKVRLLQIASRIVFILFLPMILVSSLSLSDKIILFVLFVITIITLELLFILKAVERACMYKQLEPSKLTEGDWIAEPVIVEGKVITGPKDLGISKEQIQLLQQLKAKGKIDTVLVKEGIPFIPSFLIGFILFLLSFAYI